One segment of Halomonas sp. TD01 DNA contains the following:
- the rpoH gene encoding RNA polymerase sigma factor RpoH encodes MSTSLLPVGQLSPGHDLGGYIQAVNGIPVLSVDEERELAFRLHDEGDLEAARRLVLSHLRFVVHIARSYSGYGLPQADLIQEGNVGLMKAVKRFDPNQGVRLVSFAVHWIKAEIHEFVLRNWRIVKIATTKAQRKLFFNLRSAKKRLAWLNNDEVNAIAEDLNVKPEVVRDMEGRLSAYDAGFDASPSDDEESTYQAPAYFLDDASADPATLLEDSNFEEDSTRRLQLALKGLDERSRDILQRRWLTDNKATLHDLADVYGVSAERIRQLEKNAMKKLRQKMGDAIAA; translated from the coding sequence ATGAGCACTAGTCTTCTACCGGTGGGACAGCTTTCTCCAGGTCACGATCTGGGCGGCTATATTCAAGCGGTTAACGGCATACCCGTATTAAGCGTTGATGAAGAGCGTGAGCTTGCATTCCGCCTCCACGACGAAGGTGATTTAGAAGCAGCACGCCGCTTGGTGCTGTCGCACCTGCGTTTTGTTGTGCATATTGCTCGCAGTTACTCAGGTTATGGTCTGCCACAGGCTGACCTGATTCAAGAAGGTAACGTCGGTCTAATGAAGGCCGTTAAACGCTTCGACCCCAATCAGGGCGTTCGCTTGGTGTCATTTGCCGTGCATTGGATCAAAGCGGAAATTCATGAGTTTGTGCTGCGCAACTGGCGTATTGTCAAAATTGCCACCACGAAAGCTCAGCGCAAGTTGTTTTTTAACCTGCGTAGCGCCAAAAAACGCTTAGCCTGGCTGAACAACGATGAAGTTAACGCGATTGCGGAAGACCTCAACGTAAAGCCAGAAGTAGTGCGCGATATGGAAGGCCGCCTGTCGGCTTACGATGCGGGCTTCGATGCCTCTCCTAGCGACGACGAAGAGAGCACCTATCAAGCACCGGCGTATTTTTTAGATGACGCTTCCGCTGATCCGGCAACGCTGCTGGAAGACAGCAACTTTGAGGAAGATTCAACGCGTCGCTTACAGCTAGCTTTGAAAGGGCTTGATGAGCGCTCGCGGGATATTCTGCAGCGTCGCTGGCTCACTGATAATAAAGCGACACTGCACGACTTGGCCGATGTTTATGGCGTCAGCGCTGAACGCATCCGCCAGCTCGAAAAGAACGCAATGAAAAAACTGCGCCAGAAGATGGGCGACGCTATCGCCGCTTAA
- the slmA gene encoding nucleoid occlusion factor SlmA: MSDEQKPRRREQILQALAVMLEEDSGKRITTAALARQVGVSEAALYRHFPSKARMFEGLIDFIEESIFARITRILEDIPDAASRCGTILALLLGFAEKNPGLARVLGGDVLTGETARLRQRVHQLFERLETQLKQILREAELREGLRTSISASAAANLLIAQAEGRISQYVRSDFKRLPTEYWEDQWALLSSQLLQETVQPA, encoded by the coding sequence ATGAGTGACGAACAAAAACCTCGCCGCCGCGAGCAAATCCTGCAAGCCTTAGCCGTTATGCTGGAAGAGGATAGCGGCAAACGCATTACAACCGCTGCGCTTGCCCGCCAGGTTGGCGTTTCGGAAGCAGCGCTGTATCGGCATTTCCCCAGCAAAGCGCGCATGTTTGAAGGTTTGATCGACTTTATTGAAGAAAGCATCTTTGCACGTATCACGCGTATTCTAGAAGACATCCCCGATGCGGCGTCTCGATGCGGCACTATTCTGGCTTTGCTTCTCGGCTTTGCCGAAAAGAACCCTGGGCTTGCCAGGGTACTGGGAGGCGACGTACTTACTGGCGAAACGGCCCGGCTGCGCCAGCGCGTTCACCAATTGTTTGAGCGCCTGGAAACCCAGTTAAAACAGATACTGCGGGAAGCTGAGCTGCGCGAAGGGCTACGCACCAGCATATCCGCTTCAGCAGCAGCCAACCTGCTGATCGCTCAGGCTGAAGGGCGTATTTCTCAGTATGTGCGCAGTGATTTCAAGCGCTTGCCGACCGAGTACTGGGAAGACCAGTGGGCACTTCTGTCTAGCCAACTGTTACAAGAAACCGTGCAACCGGCTTAG